Proteins from a single region of Persephonella sp.:
- a CDS encoding efflux RND transporter permease subunit, whose translation MAKIKREYGTAGKIAKAFVNSPLTPLLVLASLLMGLFAVMTTPRDEEPQIVVPMIDIMVPVPGAQAEDIDKMITKPLEKIMWEIPGVEYVYSYAGDGFGITTVRFYVGSNPEDALVRLYSKLNSNMYRMPPGTMQPIVKPKSIDDVPILSLTFYSKKYSSYEIRRFVEQVEDEIKQLKNVSETTIIGSKPKTIYIYFDPVKLNAYNIMLPQVVQSLKQANFTLPSGEFDENNYRVKVRTGEFLKSVEDVKNVVITVYNGKPIFIKDVAQVFEGEGEPTNYVQFGYGVHGEGKRNETFNAVTLAIAKKTGSNAVVVADTILHKLEDMKGKVIPDDIYVKVTRNYGETATEKANELIEHLLIATFSIVLLIAVTLGWRESLIVAVTIPVTLAIALFLSELYGYSLNRVTLFALIFSIGILVDNSIVVLENIHRWFEMRKLPPDEAAVVATDEVGNPTILATFAVIVALLPMAFVTGMMGPYMRPIPINSSVAMFFSMLVAFILTPYLAIRWLKHEAKELTPEDLEKEEEKTAGFLAKLFEKIYMPLFKSRLKRWLFLGAMGMLLVVSVGLLVNRAVLVKMLPYDNKSELFIVLDMPEGTTVENTYLVAKKLADYVKNVNEVKNYVIYAGVPAPFDFNGLARHYYLREAPHYAMIKVNLIGKHDRKAQSHEIAERIRDDIYKIAKENGAKYVAVVEPPPGPPVLSPIVAEVYGPDYKVQLQIAKEIKKIFEETPGIIDVGIYANLPQREYILKIDREKVRKYQLNEEVIVKTMRIALAGYSVGFIHSGKDLHPVNIVVRLNDKSRESLEKLLSMKIPTPKGGIPIKTFVEVEKGSSQNDIYRKNLQKVVYVIANINDTIGSPVYPILDLWDKIKQIKTPDGKGITELLTHQPELEDRYYVKWDGEWQITYETFRDMGIAFAVAIVVLYMLLVGWFGSFRMPAVIMSPIPFTLVGIVPGHWLMGAFFTATSMIGFIALAGIILRNSILLVQFAEDKLKEGYSVEEALLEAGIVRTRPILLTAAAIIVGAFVIIFDPIFNGLAIALIFGTGASTLITLVVVPVLYYMIERKRALTLGMAPAVPIDEKPEK comes from the coding sequence ATGGCTAAAATAAAAAGAGAGTACGGAACAGCAGGAAAGATAGCAAAGGCTTTTGTCAACTCCCCTCTTACACCCCTTCTTGTTCTTGCTTCATTGCTGATGGGACTTTTTGCTGTTATGACCACCCCAAGAGATGAAGAGCCCCAGATTGTTGTTCCTATGATAGACATTATGGTTCCTGTTCCGGGAGCACAGGCTGAAGATATTGATAAGATGATAACAAAACCCCTTGAAAAAATAATGTGGGAGATCCCCGGAGTTGAGTATGTTTACTCTTACGCAGGTGACGGATTTGGTATAACAACAGTCAGGTTTTATGTTGGATCAAACCCTGAAGATGCCCTTGTAAGGCTCTACAGCAAGCTTAATTCAAATATGTATAGAATGCCCCCGGGAACAATGCAGCCTATAGTGAAACCAAAATCTATAGATGATGTTCCGATACTCTCATTAACGTTTTATAGCAAAAAATACAGCTCATACGAGATTAGAAGATTTGTTGAGCAGGTTGAGGATGAGATAAAACAGCTGAAAAATGTTTCTGAAACTACAATAATAGGGTCAAAACCAAAAACCATATATATTTATTTTGATCCTGTAAAACTAAATGCCTACAACATAATGCTCCCTCAGGTCGTCCAATCCCTTAAACAGGCAAACTTTACCCTCCCTTCAGGAGAGTTTGATGAAAACAACTACAGGGTAAAGGTAAGAACGGGAGAGTTTTTAAAAAGTGTTGAAGACGTGAAAAATGTTGTTATCACCGTGTATAACGGAAAACCGATATTCATAAAAGATGTTGCTCAGGTTTTTGAAGGGGAAGGTGAGCCTACAAATTACGTTCAGTTTGGGTACGGGGTTCATGGGGAAGGAAAGAGAAATGAGACTTTTAATGCTGTTACACTTGCTATAGCTAAAAAAACCGGAAGCAATGCTGTTGTAGTGGCTGATACGATACTCCACAAATTGGAAGATATGAAAGGGAAGGTTATCCCCGATGATATATACGTAAAGGTAACAAGAAATTACGGTGAAACAGCAACGGAAAAAGCAAATGAGCTTATTGAACACCTTCTGATAGCAACATTCTCAATAGTCCTTCTGATAGCTGTTACACTCGGATGGAGAGAGTCGCTTATTGTTGCTGTAACAATCCCTGTTACACTTGCCATTGCCCTTTTCCTGAGTGAGCTTTATGGCTACTCACTGAACAGAGTTACCCTTTTTGCACTCATATTCTCAATAGGTATTCTTGTAGATAACTCTATTGTTGTTCTTGAGAACATACACAGATGGTTTGAGATGAGAAAACTCCCCCCTGATGAAGCTGCTGTCGTTGCAACAGATGAGGTCGGAAACCCGACTATACTGGCAACATTTGCTGTTATTGTCGCCCTGCTTCCGATGGCATTTGTTACAGGAATGATGGGACCTTACATGAGACCTATTCCTATCAACTCCTCTGTTGCTATGTTTTTCTCAATGCTTGTTGCGTTTATACTAACACCTTATCTGGCAATTAGATGGCTGAAACATGAGGCTAAAGAGCTTACCCCTGAAGACCTTGAAAAAGAGGAAGAGAAAACCGCAGGTTTCCTTGCAAAGCTATTTGAAAAAATATACATGCCCCTATTCAAAAGCAGGCTAAAAAGATGGCTGTTTTTAGGTGCCATGGGAATGCTTCTTGTTGTTTCTGTAGGTCTTCTGGTAAACAGGGCTGTTCTTGTGAAAATGCTCCCATACGACAACAAAAGCGAGCTTTTCATAGTTCTTGACATGCCTGAAGGAACAACAGTTGAAAACACATATCTAGTTGCCAAAAAACTTGCAGATTATGTAAAAAATGTTAATGAGGTAAAAAATTACGTTATATATGCAGGTGTTCCTGCACCTTTTGATTTTAATGGTCTTGCAAGACATTACTATCTTAGAGAAGCCCCCCATTATGCAATGATAAAGGTAAACCTTATAGGTAAGCACGACAGGAAAGCCCAGTCCCATGAGATAGCAGAAAGGATAAGAGATGACATATACAAAATAGCAAAAGAAAATGGGGCAAAGTATGTAGCTGTTGTTGAACCTCCTCCAGGACCACCTGTTTTATCCCCAATAGTTGCTGAAGTTTATGGTCCAGATTACAAGGTTCAGCTTCAGATAGCAAAGGAGATAAAAAAGATATTTGAAGAAACACCCGGTATTATTGATGTTGGGATATATGCAAACCTTCCACAGAGGGAGTATATACTGAAGATAGACAGGGAAAAGGTAAGAAAATACCAGCTAAATGAAGAAGTTATAGTGAAAACAATGAGAATAGCCCTTGCAGGCTATTCTGTAGGATTTATCCATTCTGGAAAAGATCTTCACCCTGTGAACATAGTTGTAAGGCTTAACGACAAAAGCAGAGAATCTCTTGAAAAACTTCTTTCTATGAAAATACCTACACCAAAAGGTGGGATACCTATAAAAACATTTGTAGAAGTAGAAAAGGGTAGTTCCCAGAACGATATATACAGAAAAAATCTCCAGAAAGTTGTTTATGTAATAGCGAATATAAACGATACAATAGGCTCACCTGTTTATCCAATTCTGGATCTGTGGGACAAGATAAAACAGATAAAAACACCTGACGGAAAAGGTATAACCGAGCTTCTAACCCACCAGCCTGAGCTTGAAGACAGATATTATGTAAAATGGGACGGTGAGTGGCAGATAACATACGAAACATTCAGGGATATGGGAATAGCTTTTGCTGTTGCTATAGTTGTTCTTTATATGCTTCTTGTTGGTTGGTTTGGATCATTTAGAATGCCTGCTGTTATAATGTCTCCAATTCCATTTACCCTTGTTGGAATAGTCCCGGGGCACTGGCTGATGGGTGCGTTTTTCACAGCAACATCAATGATAGGTTTTATAGCTCTAGCAGGTATTATTCTGAGAAACTCAATCCTTCTTGTTCAGTTTGCAGAGGATAAACTAAAGGAAGGGTATTCTGTTGAGGAAGCTCTCCTTGAGGCAGGGATAGTCAGAACAAGACCTATTCTTCTGACAGCTGCGGCGATAATAGTAGGTGCCTTTGTTATAATATTTGATCCTATTTTTAACGGTCTTGCCATCGCCCTAATATTCGGAACAGGTGCATCAACCCTTATAACCCTTGTTGTTGTTCCGGTTCTTTACTACATGATAGAAAGAAAAAGAGCATTAACACTGGGCATGGCACCTGCAGTTCCTATAGATGAAAAACCTGAGAAATAA